A genomic region of Cydia strobilella chromosome 12, ilCydStro3.1, whole genome shotgun sequence contains the following coding sequences:
- the LOC134745835 gene encoding malate dehydrogenase, mitochondrial-like, whose product MVLCVLRVLCRGIRQVSNAKADWVKGFNHCGCPRYSTCPAGMKVTICGAAGCTGQPLALLLKQCPLLDEVALYDQCATCGFGMELSHVDTKCKVSSYSGRHMLCDALTDAKIVVIMVRNQCDSFETNAPAVSDIAIQICNACPTTFTIVATEPVESMVPIVAEIQRLRSCYDPRKLLGCVELNCVRANTVMADFLRVPPETVRVPVIGGATPQTMVPILSSAVHPCMLTEEQVECLTSCIMGGGDAVCAAKACCKETACLAGAYAIARTTINVARGLQGQGGVVQCAYVDSLNTCAPCCQFFASQVLLAASGVTKNFGVPELSKFEHCLLLNCLPYVRNEIARAVWLAYSLCNSCCTPGCCVHPCTCYQPPYMPCVPPVNWTCDCPDACRDDYLASICRKMTCTDGSYDLCWRPRPRDYDQARALSFKHLAPLKSCPCNTCNIPRSVRYVQDYLERHRDPCCGRNV is encoded by the exons ATGGTTCTGTGTGTTTTAAGAGTGTTATGTCGAGGTATCAGGCAAGTCAGCAATGCGAAGGCAGACTGGGTTAAGGGCTTCAATCATTGCGGGTGTCCCCGGTACAGCACTTGCCCTGCTGGAATGAAAGTTACCATTTGCGGGGCGGCTGGATGTACTG GTCAGCCGCTCGCCCTACTTCTAAAACAATGCCCACTGCTGGACGAGGTGGCGCTGTACGACCAATGCGCCACCTGTGGCTTTGGTATGGAACTGAGTCACGTCGACACCAAGTGCAAAGTGTCGTCCTATTCAGGGCGTCATATGCTGTGTGATGCGCTGACG GACGCCAAGATCGTGGTGATTATGGTGCGGAACCAATGTGACTCGTTTGAAACCAACGCCCCTGCCGTCTCTGACATCGCTATTCAAATCTGCAACGCATGTCCAACA ACGTTTACAATAGTAGCAACGGAGCCGGTAGAGAGTATGGTGCCGATCGTGGCGGAGATCCAGCGGCTGCGCAGTTGTTACGACCCGCGCAAACTTCTCGGCTGCGTTGAACTAAACTGTGTGCGCGCTAATACGGTGATGGCGGATTTTCTGCGCGTGCCACCGGAGACG GTGCGCGTGCCCGTTATCGGAGGAGCCACGCCGCAGACGATGGTACCGATTCTCTCCTCTGCTGTGCATCCTTGCATGCTCACTGAAGAACAG GTCGAATGTTTAACCAGCTGCATAATGGGCGGAGGCGATGCCGTCTGCGCTGCCAAAGCCTGCTGCAAGGAGACCGCCTGCCTCGCCGGGGCCTACGCCATCGCGCGCACGACCATCAACGTGGCGCGGGGGCTGCAGGGGCAGGGAGGGGTGGTGCAGTGCGCTTACGTCGACAGTCTGAATACTTGTGCACCGTGCTGTCAGTTTTTTGCTAGTCAA GTGCTGTTGGCCGCGTCAGGCGTGACAAAGAACTTTGGTGTTCCGGAGTTGTCCAAATTCGAACACTGTCTCCTACTCAACTGCCTCCCCTATGTCCGTAATGAAATAGCACGCGCCGTTTGgctg GCGTATTCGCTTTGCAATTCCTGCTGCACGCCGGGGTGCTGCGTGCACCCGTGCACGTGCTACCAGCCGCCGTACATGCCCTGCGTGCCACCTGTCAATTGGACTTGTGACTGTCCGGACGCCTGCCGTGATGATTATCTAGCATCG ATTTGCCGCAAAATGACATGCACCGACGGCTCCTACGACCTGTGCTGGCGCCCTCGTCCGAGAGACTACGACCAGGCACGTGCGCTTAGTTTCAAGCATCTTGCACCACTCAAGAGTTGCCCCTGCAATACTTGCAACATCCCTCGGAGCGTGCGCTATGTACAGGATTACTTAGAAAGGCATAGGGACCCGTGCTGTGGACGGAACGTGTAA
- the LOC134745836 gene encoding uncharacterized protein LOC134745836: MSYFKKYTITKSEKTNIWSAFKPLYFILTLFGLLPYSLKFPKGSGGAIIIHKSIYFNSLCSVSMVLILYSFFVIHTQQVFASTESNTMTEVLTTKSNYMLEMLTFLLFTTISYFCAYKNRFTYVKILNAIVSSSNKFVDHKIIRRLQVQVKIVILCLILLLFIQITINYTRQDTVRKMMLVTASFILPQMIQFTVIGFYYVLVLMVVGVLKSINEQMKSLCNCNRINAEFIKVEKIITLNQIEVVYVNMLEMKREINRAFQASILATAIQCFHSIVSEAHILYHGLVVEHSLTTHDVCNCSIWIMYQLVKIYTISCSGSVLKEQSARIGRSLHNILLGKHDAILYLEVQHFSSMIFYQNAEMTLYDFFPLDATFTFNVVSAAVMYIVILVQFDTNKKS, translated from the exons ATGTcctatttcaaaaaatatacaatCACGAAAAGTGAGAAAACTAATATTTGGAGTGCATTCAAAcctttgtattttatattaactttatttGGATTATTACCGTATTCGCTCAAGTTTCCAAAGGGTAGCGGAGGCGCTATAATAATCCATAAATCTATTTACTTTAACTCACTCTGTTCGGTCTCAATGGTTTTAATCCTTTACTCCTTTTTCGTTATCCACACGCAGCAAGTGTTCGCTTCAACCGAAAGCAACACGATGACTGAAGTTCTAACGACCAAGTCGAACTACATGTTGGAAATGCTCACTttcttattatttacaacgatcAGTTATTTTTGCGCTTATAAAAACAGATTCACTTACGTGAAAATATTGAATGCTATAGTTTCATCGAGCAACAAATTCGTTGATCACAAAATTATCCGACGATTACAAGTGCAGGTGAAGATAGTAATTTTGtgtctaattttattattatttatacaaataacgaTTAATTACACAAGACAAGACACAGTAAGGAAAATGATGTTGGTGACTGCAAGCTTTAttttaccacaaatgatacaatTTACTGTGATCGGCTTCTATTACGTGTTGGTTTTGATGGTTGTTGGAGTGCTGAAGAGCATTAATGAGCAAATGAAAAGTTTATGTAACTGTAACAGGATTAATGCTGAATTCATAAAAGTAGAAAAGATAATTACTTTGAATCAGATAGAAGTTGTTTATGTGAACATGTTGGAGATGAAACGAGAGATAAATAGAGCATTTCAAGCATCTATTTTGGCCACTGCGATCCAATGTTTCCACTCAATAGTGAGTGAAGCACACATTCTCTACCACGGGCTGGTCGTAGAACATAGTCTGACGACGCACGACGTATGTAACTGCTCGATTTGGATTATGTATCAGTTAGTAAAGATTTATACTATATCGTGTTCAGGGAGTGTTTTGAAAGAGCAG TCGGCAAGAATCGGACGTAGCTTGCATAATATACTTCTAGGCAAACATGACGCTATATTATATCTGGAAGTGCAACATTTCTCTTCGATGATATTCTACCAAAATGCGGAGATGACTCTTTACGATTTCTTCCCGCTGGATGCTACCTTCACTTTTAAT GTAGTTTCAGCAGCTGTTATGTACATAGTGATACTTGTGCAATTTGATACGAACAAGAAGTCTTAA
- the LOC134745748 gene encoding gustatory receptor 68a, with protein sequence MFTSLKKYFSPLVNKDEELCFLQIFKPLYILLSALGLFPQAVRFPDGIQNTTLIIKNSIINSLCTLFMIVIVHTFLLFHLQELNVSSKDNSMTEDKMTLMNYIANLVLEILFCTVSYFYVIRDRNLYITMLNDMAVCWDRLAMGKRTLILGRLRIHINCVVLTTVLAMILVLAVATYTGYSGVWKTILLTLTFVLPDLIQFTMIAFYFVMILMIVALLKNIEEEFKVISLVKNSVSNDLLEAHLVVSIRELREMYVKTLGIKRQINEAFQAPLLVALVVCFLELVSMPHMIYHGLSFQANFTTHDAIECIVWVLNQLLKMYALAKSGDLLKSQVNEIGRTIHNIPISGDQDLKVYLDVLHFSSLMAYQDTAITIYGYFPLDSTLVYNIIASAAMYLVILVQFDKPE encoded by the exons ATGTTCACTTcactgaaaaaatatttctcaCCACTTGTGAATAAGGATGAAGAACTATGTTTTCTGCAGATCTTCAAACCCTTGTATATTTTACTCTCCGCTCTCGGTTTATTTCCTCAAGCTGTACGATTTCCCGATGGAATACAAAATACCACTTTGATAATCAAAAACAGTATAATAAATTCGTTGTGTACCTTGTTTATGATTGTAATTGTTCACACCTTTTTGTTGTTTCATTTACAAGAATTAAACGTGTCCAGTAAAGATAACTCCATGACGGAAGATAAAATGACTTTAATGAACTACATTGCTAACCTAGTTTTAGAAATACTTTTTTGTACGGTTTCTTATTTCTACGTTATTCGTGACAGGAATTTATACATCACTATGCTGAACGATATGGCTGTTTGCTGGGATAGGCTTGCAATGGGAAAGCGGACATTGATTCTCGGACGGTTACGTATACATATCAACTGTGTGGTTTTGACCACTGTACTGGCAATGATTCTTGTATTGGCTGTGGCCACATACACAGGCTATTCAGGAGTCTGGAAGACGATATTGTTAACACTGACTTTTGTCTTACCAGATCTGATACAGTTTACAATGATAGCGTTTTACTTcgtgatgatattgatgattgTGGCGCTGTTAAAGAATATTGAAGAGGAGTTTAAAGTGATTTCTCTTGTAAAGAATAGCGTTTCTAATGATTTGCTTGAAGCTCATTTGGTAGTAAGCATTCGTGAGTTAAGGGAGATGTACGTGAAGACGTTGGGGATTAAGAGGCAGATAAACGAGGCGTTCCAGGCGCCGTTACTAGTGGCGTTGGTGGTATGCTTCCTTGAGTTGGTGAGCATGCCCCACATGATATACCACGGGCTGTCGTTCCAGGCTAACTTCACTACGCATGATGCTATTGAGTGCATCGTATGGGTGTTAAACCAGTTACTTAAAATGTACGCTTTAGCTAAATCGGGTGATTTGCTGAAATCACAG GTAAACGAAATTGGGCGCACAATTCACAATATCCCGATCAGTGGAGATCAAGATTTGAAAGTGTATTTAGAT GTTCTACATTTTTCATCATTGATGGCTTATCAGGACACCGCGATTACCATTTATGGATATTTTCCGTTGGATTCAACTCTGGTATATAAT